ATCAAAGTCCAATCTCCAATATATGGGAGATTACCCAAGAGCAATATAAAGATAAAATTGTCATGGCATCACCTTTGAGTTCATTTAGCACCTATGGTTTTTGTGCGACAGTATTAACAGAAGAAGAAAAAATGCTCGCTGCCTATAGGGCATATTTTGGACAGGAGCCTGTTTTAGACAAGGGGGTATCGATAGGTGAATATTTTTGGGAGCAGGCGGCAAAAAATATAGTTTTTGTGAATACGAGTGATGAGGTGGCAGAAGGCATCGGAAGTTCAGGGGAAAACGGATATGACTTAGGGATTATGCTGTCGAGTAAATTAAGGCTATGTGAACTTGGCTACCATTTTGAACCGATCTATGAACTGGACCCATTTGCAGCAGTGTATACGCCCAATAGTGTTATGTTAGTTGCAGGGGGCAAGAATACGAATTCGGCAAAACTTTTTGTAAGGTTTTTACTCGGTGAAACGGATGGAACAGGCAAAGGTTATATGCCTTTTTCTACACCGGGAACATGGTCATGTCGGGAAGATATTCAAGATGGCAATGATGTCAGCTTAGAAGATATGGATGTGGTAAATTACGCCAACAGTTTCATTGATAACAACACAGATTATTTGGACCATTTCTTTCAAGGGTTATTAAAGGAGAATATTAATTAATAGAATGGTTACCCATAAGAATTCACTCTTAAAAAAATTGGAACTCACCTTACTTGCTCTTGGAATTGCTGTACTTTTCATATGGTTTTTTTTCTATGTATCGATGCAAAATATTTTACAGCAGCATACGATTCATAATATGGAGCAAACATCTTTGCGCATTATCTCGCAGTTAAATCAATCCTTTCTACACTTAGAAGAGGTTTCTTTTGCGATGTCAAAAAATGACAACGTTAAAAAAATGTTGTTATCCAAAGAACATATTGAATTTTATCAGAAGGCGGAAGCGGTCAATACAGACCTTAATGCAATGATAAAAAATTCAATGTTTGCTGAAAAAGTCATTATTTTTTCTAATGACAATCGCTTTTATCGTTTTTCTGGACAATTAAATAATACCAGCATCAAACGCTTACAAGGTTTAATCAGGAACAATAAATATGAAAAGCATATTCAAATCTCACTTGATGGTGAAAGATATATTGGATATACTATATCGATTTTTGATACGGGAGAAAACCCATGTGGACATATTGTTATGCTTATTAGTGAAAAAGAGATCCAGCAACTGTTTTTGAGAGCAGAAGGGGATGAAAATATAACGATACTCTTAGGGGCTATGGATACGATTATTACATCAAATCAAACCGCGCTTCAAGGGATGCGTATTGGCGAGTTTGAAAAAAGTCAGACACATGTTATACGTAGAAACATTGGATTTACACCATTTGAGCTGATTATTTCATATACAGATACAGATAAAAGTTTACATTTGTTTTTTTTATTGGCCCTTGTGATATTGATTTTAATGCTGCTCGTTGTTTTTTGGACTTTTATTAGTGTATGGAAAAAGAATTTTTTTATACCCATTCAAAAAATTATTACGGAGGTTGAGACGTATGATAGTGAGACGCACAGCTGTTTGAAACTTACAGGATATGATTATTTGGATGGATTAATACATCGGATTAATGATATGATTAGCCGCATTGAGATTAAAGAACGGGAGCTTTATAAAGCAACCTTATCATTACATGAGGCAGAAATTGTCAAACAGCAGTCTTTAATCGTTTCCCTTAAGAAGCAAATTAGTGCACATTTTACGATAAATGTTCTTAGTATTATCAAAGCGCTTTCTAATCAAGGGGAAAATAGTAAAGCAGGATTGCTGTGTGATGGGCTATCCTCACTCTATCGATATGCGAACGAAGGGGATTCTTATATTAATGGTTTAGAAGAATTTTTTATTCTAAGAAAATATATAGGTATTATGGAAATACGCTATCCACATCGTTTTTGTGTGGAGATTGATATGGAGGATTACTTAGAGGAAATCAAATTGCCAAGAATGCTTTTACAGCCGATTGTAGAAAATAGTATTGTTCATGGATTTAATAGTAGTAAGGCAATGAACAATATTTTGGGAACGATACATATATACAGCCGATTGTATCGTGATAAAATCGATATCATTGTTGAAGATAATGGGTGTGGAATGGACAAAGACGCTTTGGAACGGCTTCAAGTACAGATTAATCATATTTCTACAGAAGAAAGTATGGAAGTTGAAGGACTGTCCCATGTAGCGCTTATCAACATTCAAAGAAGAGTTATCTCCTATTTTGGAGATACCTATGGTCTTCATATCGAATCTAAGCAACAACAAGGGACAAAAGTCATACTATCCCTTCCGATAATTTAACGCTAAAATGTGAATATTTTACCAAGAAATGTGAAGCCTCTCAATTTTTTAATTGAGGGGCTTTTTATATAATAAACGGGATGTGATTAAAATCAATTAAGGAGGAAAAAAAGATTATGAACAACAGAGTATTATCGTGGGTTATTGTTATATGTATGATAATGACCTTGTTGCAAGGGGAAGTCTTGGCGGGTACGGTTGAGGCACCACAACCGCCTGAAAATCTTAAGGTTTCAATAGGGGAGTATTATCAAACACGACCAACACTAAAATGGGATGAAAAGGATTATGACTGCAAATATGGGGTGCATTTTAGTCGAATCAACACAGTAAATATACGTTCAAATAATTGGATGGCGATAGAAGAAATCGATCTTGAACAGATCAAGAGTAAGAGCACGGAAGAATCCTGGCAATATCAGTTAAATGGCAGTAATGATGTGGTTGAACTAAAGACAATTGTATCAACAAGTGCCTATGACACAGAGTCTGAGTATGTGCGATTTCCCTATACGATGAACTTTATGTCGACAAAAAAAGCAGCTATAGATGTGACCAAATTTGTTAAAGATTCAGATGAAAATTATACGACGGTATTGTATACAATCAAAGGGTTGCCGGCAAGTAGTACAGCAAATTTGGTGTATACAGACAATCCTTCAGAAGGTTATAGAAAAAAGATACTTGAAATTAATGCAGAGGGGGTTTTAGTATTTGAAGATTTGATTGAAAATACTTCCACTGATCCGATGGAAGATGATAGCTTTGATCGCTATCTCATAGTATTTACAGATCCGGCAGTGAATGAAACCGATAAAATATATTCAGTAAATCAACAAATATATCCACTGAATAAGGCGATAACGCCTACATATCAACATTCGCAAACTTTAACATTTGATCAAAATCAATTTGATGAGTATGGTGGAGGAAATTATGAGCTTAGGATAGAACAAGGAAAATCCAAACAAATCCTTGCCACGAATTCGGCAGGAACAGAAGGGGGGTCCATACTATATTATTCTTCATTTCCAGACAGTGAGTCACCTAAAGTATTGGTACACCCAACGACCGGAGTTGTAACAGCGACGGGGGAGGTTGGAGATATATGGTGGGTACATGCGCTAGCAGGATCAACCCAAAACCCGGATGGAACAGGAAATTATGCACCGGCTTCCAATGCCTATATGGTTAGGATTGTAGCTGATGTAGGCGAGGGTACATACATGCCACCATCTGATATGAAGTTTGAATTGGATTCCCAAGACAGATATGCAACATTGCCGCTAATTTCAAGAAAAGATCTTGATGCATATTATCCGGATGCATATATTAGCTATGTTGCAGAATCAGAATATATGACGGATTGGAGTGGGTTAGCGTCTTCACCATTGGCAACGGTTGAATCGAGCATGTTTATCGATAAAAAGGTTAATGATGAATGGGTGCATTCGATCAAGCAATATACACTGTACAATGAGTTTGACGTTAATGGAGAAACAATGTATTCAGAGGAAGTTCCCTTTGACTGCGATGTGACTATAACGAACAAATATTTGGATGAATTAACAGCAACATATAATACAAATATAGAGAATATAGATGGTGAAGATAAGACAGTATATACATATACAGTTTCTGATTTGCCTTTGGAAAGAACAACAGTCTTTATGTGCACATCTGACATTGGGATGCGAACAGGGATAGATTTTTCTCATAGTGAAGACGGAACGCTTATTTTTCAAGACTATGTTACACAGCGATATCCTAGCGGACGCTTTGGATTAGCAACGGATACAAGAGATAAGGATTTGGCAGTATATGTAACGGCTTTTACAAATCCTACTATCTCAGGAACAAAGGTGAGTTTTACACAAGAAACCCATAAATTGAATTTTATACAAGATGATGGTTTGGTAGCGCAAGACATTGTATGGGATACTGGCGATGGGGGAATTGCAACAACCTATGGTACAGATATTACTGGAAAAAAAGCAACAAATTTAAGTACAGGCGGTGGAGGAATTATCTACTCAAGCAGTGATACTTCTGTAGCTACGGTTAACTCAAGTACAGGAGAACTAACCATCATTGGTGCCGGAGAGGCGAAGATTACAGCAACTGCATCAAAAGTAGAGGGAACATATAGAGAGAGCGCCATAACGTATCCATTGACGGTTCATAAGAAAAATATTACAGCAAAAGTGGATACTAAGACCAAAGTTTTTGGCGAGGCGAATCCTGAATTAACCTATACAATATCAAATACGGACTTAGTTGGTGATGATGTGAAGCAAGACTTGGGCATTAACTTATCAACAGCGGCTACAGTTACGTCTGATGTAGGAGAATATACAATTACAGGTTCGACTTCAAGCAAGAACTACTTCGTAAAAATAGAACCTGCAATCTTAACCATCACCAAGGCTTTGGCACCGAATATAAAAGATACAGTTCGAACCTTATACTATGCGATGGACTATACAAATCTTGATATCGCGATATCCACCTTGCCTCAAGATTGTGGAACAATAAGTGTTGTGGCAGGAGCTGTCACGGGGGATAAGGCGATGCTTGATGGTGATGTGCAGACGACGGACATGGGGCTAAAGCTTTCAACACATGCAGGAAGCGTTGGAGATTCTATAGCCATCCCTATTACCGTGTCAATGCAAAACTATGAAGATGTTCATACCAAAGTCATTATAACGCTGATGGATAAAACGCTTGTGACCATTGCAGGTGTTGAGGTGGAAAGTAAAAAATATGACGCCAATGCGATAGCGGCTGTGGGTAAGCCAGTGGGAACCTATAACGATGAGAATACACCTATCATCTATACAGGCGATGATTTTCATTTTATTTGGAGGTCAGGCGCAACGACGCTTTCGCAAGCACCCAAAGATACAGGAGAGTATTCGTTGACCGTTAAAATACCTGATACAAATGCTCAATATATCGGACAGCTGGGACCTATGAATTTTACAATAACACCTGCAGCATTAACCATTAAGCCAGCGGATCTAAAAATATATAATGGTGCAGACCTTCCGACGCCATCAGATATAGATTATATTGGACTTAAAGGTCAAGACACAAAAGCTGTAGTAAAGGGTTATGATTCTATGCCTGCGATAAAAATCTATCAAGCAGATGGGGTGAGTGCGTTGACCAGTAGTACAGTTAACGGAACATATCCTATTAAATTTGTGCGTACGCCATCTTCGCTTAGTGCAGATAACTACACCATAACAGTAACAAGTGGTGCCTTGACGATTACAACAAAATCTTCTGGCGGCTCAGGCGGTGGAGGCGGCAGCGTAGGAGGTGGTTCAACACCAGCTATTGGTGATGAGAAGGAAGTAAAAACAAGTGTGACCTCTACGGTGAAAAATCGACGTGCACAAGCATCGGTGGATAGCAACATGGTTACAAAAGCCTTGGAAAAGATAGCCAAGGGAGCAACAATTGCTTTTAATGTAGAGAATACAAAAAATGTAGATGCGGTGACGGTTCAGATGAAGAACCAATCAATAAAGGCGTTGGCAGATAGTAAAACAGGACTGGTAACGATTGCCTCAGAAGTGGGAATAATGGATATCGAGGATAAGACACTGGAATCGATTGCAAAGCAAGCAGGTACATCAGACATTAGCATTAATTTAGGAAAAGTAGATAAAGACAAAGAATTGAATGCAAGGCAAAAAGCGGCTATAGGTGAAGCGCCTGTATATGATATTTCGATTAAAGCGGGAGATGCATATATTTCTGATTTTGATGGAGGATTGCTCACCTTAAGTATTCCATATACATTAAAAGAAGGGGAGGAACCTTCAGGGATTGTGGTCTGGTATGTGGATGATTATGGCAATATCAAGAAGGTAACGACCATGTATGACGTAAAAACCAAGCATGTTATTTTTACAACCAATCATTTATCCCTTTATGCGATTGGCTATGACCAAACCAAAACATGGGTTAATCCATTTGATGACGTTTATAGCACCGCATGGTATTTTGAGGCGATTCGCTATGTAAATGCTAATAAGCTAATGGCTGGTGTAGCTAAGGATACATTTGACCCTGAAGGAGACATGACCCGAGCGATGATTATAACCATTCTCTATAGGTTAGAGAAAGAGCCGGCAGTTGATACAAACCGTCAGCAATTTTCTGATGTTGATAAGGATGCTTGGTATAGTTATGCGATAACCTGGGCATTTGATAATGGAATTATCAAAGGATACGATAACAATAAATTCGGACCGATGGATTGCATTACACGAGAACAGATGAGTGTGATATTAATGAATTATGCAAAATATAAAAATATAAATACTACACAATCAAGAGATATATCAAGTTTTACAGATAGTTCACAAATCAGTGATTGGGCACTTGAAGCCATGCAATGGGCTTATCAAGAGGGGCTTATTTCAGGTAAAGCCAATAATAGACTTGATGCTAGAGCAAAAGCCTCAAGGGCAGAAGCAGCCATGGTGCTTAAGCGATTTATGGAAGAATAAGTATATAAAACATCTGTTATGTGCGTAAGAGCCATTTGCTCTTACGCTTTTTTTATAGAAAAATAGAACTTTCTTGCTATATTAAAATTTTGGGGTTGACAGTTACGTTACGTTACAGATTATAATTAAGAAAAAAGTAGAAAAGCGCATTCTGTAGGATGCTGGAGGAGCTGCTTATGGCAAAAATATTGGTTGTATATTATTCTTATTCAAATACAACAAAAAATTTGGCGGAAGATATTGCAATTATTACGGATGGAGATATTCGAGAACTATGTCCTAAAGAACCGTATTCATTTACCTACCATGGAGCGACAAAGGAAGTAAGAAATGAAATTGAAAGAGGATA
This sequence is a window from Vallitaleaceae bacterium 9-2. Protein-coding genes within it:
- a CDS encoding ABC transporter substrate-binding protein codes for the protein MKIKNIGIATLICTALSVLLIACTSSANQQTTQQMFLKDWEVAANLDAKQTPDTLYQAALKEDILTIYSVTTRLFDTKKYFEEAYPGLTVEIKDIRSKDAIKMIRNNYEANAFECDILICSDSAGNLYNELIEPGLILPYVPWDIEPKIKSNHINSKLNFLDEVILFAYNSARYNQSPISNIWEITQEQYKDKIVMASPLSSFSTYGFCATVLTEEEKMLAAYRAYFGQEPVLDKGVSIGEYFWEQAAKNIVFVNTSDEVAEGIGSSGENGYDLGIMLSSKLRLCELGYHFEPIYELDPFAAVYTPNSVMLVAGGKNTNSAKLFVRFLLGETDGTGKGYMPFSTPGTWSCREDIQDGNDVSLEDMDVVNYANSFIDNNTDYLDHFFQGLLKENIN
- a CDS encoding histidine kinase codes for the protein MSKNDNVKKMLLSKEHIEFYQKAEAVNTDLNAMIKNSMFAEKVIIFSNDNRFYRFSGQLNNTSIKRLQGLIRNNKYEKHIQISLDGERYIGYTISIFDTGENPCGHIVMLISEKEIQQLFLRAEGDENITILLGAMDTIITSNQTALQGMRIGEFEKSQTHVIRRNIGFTPFELIISYTDTDKSLHLFFLLALVILILMLLVVFWTFISVWKKNFFIPIQKIITEVETYDSETHSCLKLTGYDYLDGLIHRINDMISRIEIKERELYKATLSLHEAEIVKQQSLIVSLKKQISAHFTINVLSIIKALSNQGENSKAGLLCDGLSSLYRYANEGDSYINGLEEFFILRKYIGIMEIRYPHRFCVEIDMEDYLEEIKLPRMLLQPIVENSIVHGFNSSKAMNNILGTIHIYSRLYRDKIDIIVEDNGCGMDKDALERLQVQINHISTEESMEVEGLSHVALINIQRRVISYFGDTYGLHIESKQQQGTKVILSLPII
- a CDS encoding S-layer homology domain-containing protein, which encodes MNNRVLSWVIVICMIMTLLQGEVLAGTVEAPQPPENLKVSIGEYYQTRPTLKWDEKDYDCKYGVHFSRINTVNIRSNNWMAIEEIDLEQIKSKSTEESWQYQLNGSNDVVELKTIVSTSAYDTESEYVRFPYTMNFMSTKKAAIDVTKFVKDSDENYTTVLYTIKGLPASSTANLVYTDNPSEGYRKKILEINAEGVLVFEDLIENTSTDPMEDDSFDRYLIVFTDPAVNETDKIYSVNQQIYPLNKAITPTYQHSQTLTFDQNQFDEYGGGNYELRIEQGKSKQILATNSAGTEGGSILYYSSFPDSESPKVLVHPTTGVVTATGEVGDIWWVHALAGSTQNPDGTGNYAPASNAYMVRIVADVGEGTYMPPSDMKFELDSQDRYATLPLISRKDLDAYYPDAYISYVAESEYMTDWSGLASSPLATVESSMFIDKKVNDEWVHSIKQYTLYNEFDVNGETMYSEEVPFDCDVTITNKYLDELTATYNTNIENIDGEDKTVYTYTVSDLPLERTTVFMCTSDIGMRTGIDFSHSEDGTLIFQDYVTQRYPSGRFGLATDTRDKDLAVYVTAFTNPTISGTKVSFTQETHKLNFIQDDGLVAQDIVWDTGDGGIATTYGTDITGKKATNLSTGGGGIIYSSSDTSVATVNSSTGELTIIGAGEAKITATASKVEGTYRESAITYPLTVHKKNITAKVDTKTKVFGEANPELTYTISNTDLVGDDVKQDLGINLSTAATVTSDVGEYTITGSTSSKNYFVKIEPAILTITKALAPNIKDTVRTLYYAMDYTNLDIAISTLPQDCGTISVVAGAVTGDKAMLDGDVQTTDMGLKLSTHAGSVGDSIAIPITVSMQNYEDVHTKVIITLMDKTLVTIAGVEVESKKYDANAIAAVGKPVGTYNDENTPIIYTGDDFHFIWRSGATTLSQAPKDTGEYSLTVKIPDTNAQYIGQLGPMNFTITPAALTIKPADLKIYNGADLPTPSDIDYIGLKGQDTKAVVKGYDSMPAIKIYQADGVSALTSSTVNGTYPIKFVRTPSSLSADNYTITVTSGALTITTKSSGGSGGGGGSVGGGSTPAIGDEKEVKTSVTSTVKNRRAQASVDSNMVTKALEKIAKGATIAFNVENTKNVDAVTVQMKNQSIKALADSKTGLVTIASEVGIMDIEDKTLESIAKQAGTSDISINLGKVDKDKELNARQKAAIGEAPVYDISIKAGDAYISDFDGGLLTLSIPYTLKEGEEPSGIVVWYVDDYGNIKKVTTMYDVKTKHVIFTTNHLSLYAIGYDQTKTWVNPFDDVYSTAWYFEAIRYVNANKLMAGVAKDTFDPEGDMTRAMIITILYRLEKEPAVDTNRQQFSDVDKDAWYSYAITWAFDNGIIKGYDNNKFGPMDCITREQMSVILMNYAKYKNINTTQSRDISSFTDSSQISDWALEAMQWAYQEGLISGKANNRLDARAKASRAEAAMVLKRFMEE